The genomic region AAGGTCGATGGCGTTTATTCGGCGGACCCCGAAAAGGACCCGTCAGCCACCCGGTTCGACGTCATTTCCCACGAGGAGGTGATTGCACAGGACCTGCGGGTGATGGATACGGCTGCTTTTGCGCTTGCGCGGGATAATGGCTTGCCGATAATCGTTTATGCCTTGTCGGACAAGGATGGTCTGGTGGGCGTTCTCGATGGGCGCACCCCCAGCACGCGTGTCGGCTGACCCGCGCATAGACAACAAGATTTTCGAGCAGCGCGCGCTGGCAAGGGCGACCTGCTCCAGACGACCGGGAGAAACCTGATGTCCGAAGCGTTCTCACTCGACAGCCTGCGCACCAGGATGAAGAAATCGATCGAGTCCATGAAGGGCGATCTCGCCGGCCTGCGCACGGGCCGCGCCAGTGCCAGCCTGCTCGAGCCGATCATGGTCGATGCCTATGGTTCGATGATGCCCCTCAACCAGGTGGCGACAGTATCGGTGCCCGAGCCGCGCATGCTCAGCGTCCAGGTTTGGGACCGTTCCATGGCTTCGGCGGTCGAAAAGGCCATTCGGGAGTCCTCGCTGGGACTCAATCCCATGGCTGAAGGGCAGATCATCCGCGTGCCGCTTCCCGAACTGAACGAGGAGCGCCGCCGCGATCTTTCCAAGGTTGCCCACCAATATGCCGAGCAGGCCCGCGTGGCCGTGCGCCATGTGCGCCGCGATGGCATCGAGCTGCTGCGCAAGCTCGAAAAGGATGGCGCCATGGGACAGGACGAGGCTCGCGCCGAAACCGACAAGGTCCAGAAAGCGACGGACGAAGCGATCGCCGAGATCGATCAGCTCGTTGCCGCCAAGGAACAGGAAATCATGCACGTCTGAGCGGAGCTCCGCTTGGTCCCGTTCCGAGGGAACCGATGTCCACCAACCCGGCAGCAGCATCTATCGAACCCGAGCGCGATCTCAAGATCCCGCGCCATATCGGGGTCATTATGGATGGCAACGGACGCTGGGCGCAGCAGCGGGGGCTCGGCCGTTCGGAAGGTCATAGGGCCGGGGTAGAAGCGGTTCGCCGGATTGTCGGATTGGCCAGGGACTATGGCGTCGAATGCTTGACGCTGTTTTCGTTCTCTGCCGAGAACTGGCGCCGTCCGCCCGATGAAGTCCGCTTTATTTTCAGCCTGTTGCGGCGTTTCGTTGCGTCCGATCTCGATAAACTCGACCAGAGCAACGTCCGCATACGCATCATCGGCGAGCGCGATGGGCTGGAGCGCGGACTGCGCGGCATCATCGACGAGGTCGAAACCCGGACCAGGGACAACACGGGACTCGATCTGATTATCGCCTTCAACTACGGGGCCAAGGTTGAAATCGTCAACGCCACCCGCGCCATAGCGCGCAAGGTCGCGGCTGGCGAACTGGCCCCCGAAGAGATCGATGAGGCGACCGTAGCGCATCATCTCGACACCTCCGGCCTGCCGGACCCGGATTTGATCCTGCGCACGAGCGGCGAAATGCGGCTCTCCAATTTCCTGCTCTGGCAATCCGCCTATGCCGAACTGGTCTTTGTTCCTGAAAACTGGCCCGATTTCGATGAATCTGTTTTCGTTCGCGCGCTGAGAACCTACACTGAGCGCGACAGGCGGTTTGGCGGAATTCGGACGTGAAGGACCAGGAGGGCAGGGGAACATCGATCTATGCGAGGCTATGGCCTTTCGGACCGGACCTGTTGCCGCGCCTCCTCTCTGCCATAGTCCTCATACCCCTGACCGCGGTCGCCCTGGTTGCCGGGTGGATTCCCTTCGCATTGCTGATCGCGCTGGTGATGGCCGGCGCTTATCGCGAATGGGAAACCATGATCACCGGCCAGCAGGCGCGCTGGCCGGCGGCGTTTTTCATGGGGCTGATCGCGCTGGTCGCTATTGCCCATCCCATGAACGGCGCATGGGCCAGTGCGGTCGTTTTCGGCGTCGCCGTTGTCGCGGCGCTATTGATCAAGGCGCCCAACCGCCACTGGCGGATCGGCGGGCTGGCATTTTTCGGGCTTTCCACCATCGCCTTCCTCGCCATCAGGGGCAGCTCTGGCGTAGGGATCTGGGCCGGGGTCTTTCTCGTTTCTATCGTATGGATGACCGATATCGGCGCCTATTTCGTCGGTCGAATCGTCGGGGGCACCAAACTGTCCCCGGAAGTATCGCCATCCAAGACATGGTCGGGAGCGGCCGGCGGCCTGTGCGCGGGCACGCTGAGCGGCATCGCCGTGTGGTTCCTCGCCGGCTGGGTGCTCGATACGCCGTCACCCTTCGCTATCGGACTTTTGATCTCGGTGGTGATCTCGATTTCCGGGCAATTGGGGGATTTGGCCGAGAGTGCGGTCAAACGCCGCTTTGCCATCAAGGACAGCGGCGACATAATCCCCGGACATGGTGGCCTGATGGACCGAATCGACAGTCTTACTGTCGCCGGTATCGTGCTTTGGTGCATAGGTCTGGCCAATCGCGGGCTGGGCGCGGTGCCACAGGGTATTCTGTTCTGGTAGCTCTATAATTGGACACATTGGCATTCCAAAAGCCATGTGATCGCATCGACCGAAAGGGACTTCGATGATCGGCGAGCTTCCGTTCTTTCTCAATTATATCATCCCCTTTCTGGCGGTGCTGACCGTCATCGTCTTCGTGCACGAGATGGGCCATTACCTCGTCGCCCGCTGGAATGGCGTGGCGATCGACGCCTTCTCGGTCGGCTTTGGACCCGAACTTTTCGGCTGGACCGATAAGCATGGGACGCGCTGGCGCCTGGCGGCGTTGCCGCTGGGCGGCTACGTCAAGTTTACCGGCGACGCCAACGAGGCCAGCGTTCCGGACCTCAATGCGCCCGAGCAAAACGATCCCGCGCTCGCTCCGCGCCTGTTCGCCAATAAATCGGTGTTCCAGCGCATGGCTGTCGTTGTCGCCGGCCCCTTGGCCAACATCATCTTCACCTTCCTGATTCTCTATGCGCTGCTTTTGGGCTATGGCCGGCTGACCCTGGCTCCCGTCGTGGGGGAGGTCGCCCCGGATTCCCCGGCGGCGGTCGCCGGTCTGGAATCGGGCGATACGTTTATTTCGGTCGACGGTTATGGCATTCGCGGTTTCGAGGACGTACAGCGCATCGTTTCGACATCACCCGATCGGCGAGTTCCCGTGGTGATCGAACGGGACGGCGAGAGGCTGGACGTGACGCTGGTTCCGCAGCCGGAAACGACGACAACGCGCTTTGGCCGCGAGATCGAGGTGGGCCGCATCGGGGTGAGTCGCGAAGTCGGGGAGAACGATATCGTTCGCTATCAGCCCGACCCTCTCGAAGCGGTCGGCATGACCTTCGAGGAAATCTGGTTCATTATCGACCGCACCCTGATTTTTTTGGGTGACATTTTCATTGGCCGAGCCGATCTCGATCAGGTGGCCGGACCTGTTGGCATGGCTCAGGTATCAGGAGAGGTTGCGACCCTCGGCTTGTTAGCATTGGTTAACCTAACTGCACTTTTATCGCTCAACATCGGCATAATTAACCTCTTCCCAGTACCAATGTTGGATGGTGGTCACCTGATGTACTACCTCTTCGAGGCTGTGCGCGGTCGACCCCTGAGCCAGCGCGTTCAGGAAATCGGGTACCGCATCGGCTTTGCTCTGGTGTGTACGCTCATGGTCGCGACGCTTATCAACGACCTGATCTAGATCGGGCGCGAGGTATCAAGGGGTTAGCGAGTGTTGCACGAAAACATGCATAGCCATCTTTTGGCCGCAGAGCGTGGGGTTTCGCCTTGCTCGCGGATCAAAAACAGGTAAAACCTGTCGTCGGAGTATGGGGGAATCCATGTCTGGAGACGATTCCCGGCACAAGTCTCACAAGGCAAGCAAGAACAATCATGACCAAATCAGCCAAGCTTTTGCATAGCGTCCTTCTCGCCACGGCGCTCGTTTCAGTTGCGCCGTTTGCGGGGAGCGTGGCGCTGGCGCAGGCGCAGGTGGCCGAGGGAACTCAGGTCGCTGCGGTCGGGTTTGACGGCAATAGCCGCTTCAACGACAACCAGCTCACCGCGATGGTCGATGTTGCAATTCGCCGGGTCTATACCCAGTCGGGCATTGCTACTGACATCCAGACAATCCAGGCCGCCTATACCCAAGCCGGCTACTCCAACGTGACGGTGACCCATCGGGTCGAGCCGACCGCAGATGGTCGCGTCCGTGTGTTCTTCGATGTCAACGAAGGTGATCGCGCGGGGATCGCTGCAATCAACTTCACTGGCAACAATTCGATCAGCTCCTCGGTGCTCGAGGGTGTCATCACCACCAAGGAAACGCACCTTCTGAGCTGGTTGTTCCGCGACGACGTCTATGCGGAGGATCGTCTCGCCCTCGATCGTGAACGCATTCGCCTCTATTACGCCAATCGCGGTTTCCCCGATGCGCGCGTGCTGTCGGCGGTTGCTCAGTTCGATGCCGAACGGAATGCCTATTACATCAACTTCACGGTTGATGAGGGGCAGCGCTACAATTTCGGCAACATCGCCATCGAGACCTCGATTCCTGGTCTTAATGCCGATGCGCTGCGCGGCAATATCTCGACTGGTAGCGGTAGCCGCTATTCGCTTTCGGACCTTTCAGAGAGCACCAGTGATCTGGCAATCGCCGCGACCAACCAGGGTTATCCGTTTGCCGAAGTGCGCCCGCGCATCAATCGCAACCCGGAAGCCGGAACCTTTGACGTGACCTATCTGGTCGATGAGGGGCCGCGCATCTATGTCGAGCGCATCAACATTACCGGTAACACCAAGACCCGTGACTACGTTATTCGCCGTGAGTTCGACTTTGCCGAAGGTGATCCGTTCAACCGCGCTCTGGTGACCCAGGGGCGTGCCGACATCGAGGCTCTCGGTTTCTTCCAATCGGTACAGGTGACTTCGGCTCCGGGCAGCGCGCCCGATCGCGTGGTTCTCAACGTGGCCGTGGTCGAAGGCAGCACCGGTAACTATGGTGTTGGCGCCGGCTACTCTACCCGCGACGGCATCTTTGGTGAAATCTCGCTCACTGAGCGCAATTTCCTCGGTCGCGGTCAGTATCTCCGCGCTGCCATCGGACGTTCGGAAAGCGGTGAAACCTACGATTTCAGCTTCACCGAGCCTCGTTTCATGGGGTTGCAGGTTTCGGCCGGCATCGATCTCTATCGCCGGGTGACCGACGAAGGAAACAACTTCACCTACGGTACGGCGACGACCGGTGGTCAGCTTCGCTTCGGCCTGCCGATCATTGAAGACCTCACGCTGACCACTCGCCTCGGCATCGAACAGGTGGAGTTTACCGACGACGAGAGTCCCTTGGCACCCGCCTACATTGGCGGCACACGTGACCGTCTCAATGTCGGCTACACGCTCACCTACGACACTCTGGACAACCAGCGCCGTCCGACCGAAGGCATGATCCTGTCCTTCTCCCAGGACTACACCACGCTCACCTCCGACTTCCTGACCACTGAAGTCCGAGCTCGCGTCTATTATCCGATCTGGGAAGAGATGGGTGTGGTCGCGAGCCTGCGCGGCACGGCGGGTACCGTCACCGACGTTGATGGCGGCGGCATCCACCCGACCGATGCCTTCCAGCTCGGTCCGGATCTTGTACGTGGTTATCGCTACGGTGGCATGGGTGCTCGCACCACTGCCAGCGACGATCCTGTCGGCATCCTTTCGTATGCTGGTCTTTCTGCCGAAGTCGACTTCCCGCTCCCCTTCCTTCCGGAAAATTGGGGTCTGCGCGGCGCGGTCTGGGGTGACGCCGGCTGGATTGACGGTATCCCGGATACTGAAGGTGTGGAGACCACAGGCCTGGGCGGCGAATTCAAGTCGTCGGTCGGTGGCTCGCTGATCTGGGAATCGCCGTTAGGCCCGCTGCGTGGCGACTTCGCTCACGTCATCGACCCGAACGATCAGGACGAAACGCAGGTCTTCCAACTCACGTTGTCGACCCTGTTCTAATCGTCCAATTCATGGAAAAAGCTGAAGCCGCGGCGTACCAAAGCCGCGGTTTCTTTTTCAGGCGGTCCAATGATCGACAAACGCTTTCATGAATGCACCGGGCCTGTCCGGCTGTCGGATCTGCTCACCTCTTCCGGTCACCACGATCTGGCGGCCACGCTTTCGATCGATCCGCTAATCCAAGGCGCGAGCGATCTCTCGGACGCCGGCGCCGATGCCATCTCCTTTGCCGCAAGCAAAGCGTATTCCGATCAGCTCCCGACCAGCGGAGCCGGTGTCGTTCTGGTAACGGCGGATCTTGCGGAGGCCGTGGCAAAAGGTGCGCTCGCCGTCATTTGCGAGAATCCCTATGATGTCTTCGTCGACGTGCTCAATGTGCTGTATCCCAATGACAGCGCAGCGGTCATCCAGGCATCGATACGTTCCGAACCCGCGCCTTTTATCGAGCCGGGCGTTACGATCGGGGCGGGTGTGGCAATCGGTGCCGGCGCGCAGATCGGGTCAGGAACGGTTATCGGCGCGAACACCACGATCGGGGCAGGGGTGGCGATCGGCCGGAACTGCGTCATTGGCCCCAACGTATCGATCGAGTGCGCCTATCTGGGCAATGAGGTGGTTCTTCAACCCGGCGTGGTGATCGGAGCGGAAGGATTCGGTTTCCAGTTGCGGGCAGACCGGCACCGCAAGATTCCCCAGCTTGGGCGTGTTATCATTCAGGATCGCGTTGAGCTGGGTGCCAATACCACAGTCGATCGCGGCACGCTTGGGGATACTGTCATTGGCGAAGGTTCCAAGATCGACAATCTGGTTCAGATCGGCCACAACTGCCGTATTGGACGCAATTGCGTCATCTCGGGCATGTGCGGGCTAAGTGGCTCCACCATTCTCGAAGATGGCGTTGTGATGGGCGGCAATGTCGGAAGCGCCGGCCATCTGCGTATCGGCGCGAACTCGCGCATTCTCGCCCGGTCCGGCATAACCCACAGCTTTCCTGCCGGCTCCAATATTGCCGGAGCGCCGGCACAGGATGTAAGGATGTGGAAGCGCGAGGTCGCCGCGATCAGACGATTGACTAAAGGGGATAAGGTTTGAGTACGCTCAGTGAGGATACGGCCCGGCAGGGGGGCGAACTCTCCAGAATGGAGATTGACGCGATTCTCAAGGCCCTGCCGCATCGCTATCCCTTCCTGATGATCGACCGCATCATCGATATCGACGGCGATGAGTCGGCAATCGGCATCAAGAATGTGACGTACAACGAGCCGCAGTTCCTCGGCCATTTTCCGGGCGAACCGATCTTTCCGGGCGTTCTGATTATCGAAGGAATGGCCCAGACCGCGGGGGCGATTGTCATCAACCTCGAAAATCAGTCCGGCGCCCGGCACATCGTCTATCTGCTGACGATCGACGCGGTAAAATTCCGCAAGCCGGCCAAGCCCGGCGATCGCCTTGAATATCACATAAAAAAGATCCATCGGCGTAAGACCGTCGGCCGTTACGAAGCCAAGGCCATCGTGGATGGAACCGTGATTGCCGAGGCCGAAATCGGTGCGATGATCGTCAAGGAACAAGAGTGACCGCAAAAATCCATCCTACGGCCATCGTTAGCGAGAAGGCGACGCTGGGCGAAAACGTTTTGATCGGGCCCTACTGTATCGTCGGCGATGACGTGACGCTCGGAGACGAGGTCGAACTTGTTTCGCATGTGTCGGTCGATGGCCGGACAGCAATCGGGGCCCGCACCAAGATCTATCCGTTTTCCTCGATCGGCCACCCGCCTCAGGATCTCAAATTCGAAGGCGAGCCCAGCACCGTGACGATCGGTGAAGACTGCGTGCTTCGCGAATACGTCACCATCAATCCCGGCACCGCGGGCGGGGGAATGGAGACGCGTGTGGGCAACCATTGCCTGCTCATGGTCGGCGTGCACATCGCGCATGATTGCCGTGTGGGGAACTATGTGGTCATGGCCAACCAGGCCTCGCTGGCTGGTCATTGCGTGGTTGACGATTACGTCAGGTTCGGCGGCATTTGCGGCGTGCACCAGTTCGTCCGCATCGGGGCGCATGCCTTTGTGGGCGCCATGTCGTTCGTCGAGAACGATGTTATTCCGTATGGCTCGGTGCTCGGAAATCGCGCCTATCTCGGCGGGCTTAATCTCGTCGGTCTCAAGCGCCGTAAGTTCGACCGCGAATCCATTCATGCGCTCCGAGCCGCCTATCGAATGGTTTTCTCGAACGAAGGCACGTTGCGCGAGCGCATCGAGGATGCAGCCGAAATTTTCAAGGGCGAGAAGCTCGTCGAGGACGTTATCAACTTTATCCGCAAGCCGTCCGAACGCGCGCTTTGCATGCCGCGCAATGGTAACGGCACGACAACCGAAGAATGAGCGCCCCTGGGCGGCTAGCGCTGGTTGCAGGCTCGGGAGACCTCGTGCCCCAAGCGATCGCTGCTGCTCGTGCCGCCGGCTGGGAAGTTCGCGTTCTGTCGCTGCGTCCACGTGCCGATCTTGCCGATGAAAACCCGTTCCCAATCAAGGTTTCGAGGCCCGATCAGGTCCTCCGCGAAATACGCAAGTTCAAAGCCACCCATGTTTGTGCCGTGGGCGGCATGCACATGTCGGACCGCGAACGCGAGACTTTCGCCGAGTTTGCGGGCGAAAAGGATGCGACGGCCAAGG from Pelagibacterium sp. 26DY04 harbors:
- the frr gene encoding ribosome recycling factor, encoding MSEAFSLDSLRTRMKKSIESMKGDLAGLRTGRASASLLEPIMVDAYGSMMPLNQVATVSVPEPRMLSVQVWDRSMASAVEKAIRESSLGLNPMAEGQIIRVPLPELNEERRRDLSKVAHQYAEQARVAVRHVRRDGIELLRKLEKDGAMGQDEARAETDKVQKATDEAIAEIDQLVAAKEQEIMHV
- a CDS encoding isoprenyl transferase, which produces MSTNPAAASIEPERDLKIPRHIGVIMDGNGRWAQQRGLGRSEGHRAGVEAVRRIVGLARDYGVECLTLFSFSAENWRRPPDEVRFIFSLLRRFVASDLDKLDQSNVRIRIIGERDGLERGLRGIIDEVETRTRDNTGLDLIIAFNYGAKVEIVNATRAIARKVAAGELAPEEIDEATVAHHLDTSGLPDPDLILRTSGEMRLSNFLLWQSAYAELVFVPENWPDFDESVFVRALRTYTERDRRFGGIRT
- a CDS encoding phosphatidate cytidylyltransferase; this translates as MKDQEGRGTSIYARLWPFGPDLLPRLLSAIVLIPLTAVALVAGWIPFALLIALVMAGAYREWETMITGQQARWPAAFFMGLIALVAIAHPMNGAWASAVVFGVAVVAALLIKAPNRHWRIGGLAFFGLSTIAFLAIRGSSGVGIWAGVFLVSIVWMTDIGAYFVGRIVGGTKLSPEVSPSKTWSGAAGGLCAGTLSGIAVWFLAGWVLDTPSPFAIGLLISVVISISGQLGDLAESAVKRRFAIKDSGDIIPGHGGLMDRIDSLTVAGIVLWCIGLANRGLGAVPQGILFW
- the rseP gene encoding RIP metalloprotease RseP — translated: MIGELPFFLNYIIPFLAVLTVIVFVHEMGHYLVARWNGVAIDAFSVGFGPELFGWTDKHGTRWRLAALPLGGYVKFTGDANEASVPDLNAPEQNDPALAPRLFANKSVFQRMAVVVAGPLANIIFTFLILYALLLGYGRLTLAPVVGEVAPDSPAAVAGLESGDTFISVDGYGIRGFEDVQRIVSTSPDRRVPVVIERDGERLDVTLVPQPETTTTRFGREIEVGRIGVSREVGENDIVRYQPDPLEAVGMTFEEIWFIIDRTLIFLGDIFIGRADLDQVAGPVGMAQVSGEVATLGLLALVNLTALLSLNIGIINLFPVPMLDGGHLMYYLFEAVRGRPLSQRVQEIGYRIGFALVCTLMVATLINDLI
- the bamA gene encoding outer membrane protein assembly factor BamA — its product is MTKSAKLLHSVLLATALVSVAPFAGSVALAQAQVAEGTQVAAVGFDGNSRFNDNQLTAMVDVAIRRVYTQSGIATDIQTIQAAYTQAGYSNVTVTHRVEPTADGRVRVFFDVNEGDRAGIAAINFTGNNSISSSVLEGVITTKETHLLSWLFRDDVYAEDRLALDRERIRLYYANRGFPDARVLSAVAQFDAERNAYYINFTVDEGQRYNFGNIAIETSIPGLNADALRGNISTGSGSRYSLSDLSESTSDLAIAATNQGYPFAEVRPRINRNPEAGTFDVTYLVDEGPRIYVERINITGNTKTRDYVIRREFDFAEGDPFNRALVTQGRADIEALGFFQSVQVTSAPGSAPDRVVLNVAVVEGSTGNYGVGAGYSTRDGIFGEISLTERNFLGRGQYLRAAIGRSESGETYDFSFTEPRFMGLQVSAGIDLYRRVTDEGNNFTYGTATTGGQLRFGLPIIEDLTLTTRLGIEQVEFTDDESPLAPAYIGGTRDRLNVGYTLTYDTLDNQRRPTEGMILSFSQDYTTLTSDFLTTEVRARVYYPIWEEMGVVASLRGTAGTVTDVDGGGIHPTDAFQLGPDLVRGYRYGGMGARTTASDDPVGILSYAGLSAEVDFPLPFLPENWGLRGAVWGDAGWIDGIPDTEGVETTGLGGEFKSSVGGSLIWESPLGPLRGDFAHVIDPNDQDETQVFQLTLSTLF
- the lpxD gene encoding UDP-3-O-(3-hydroxymyristoyl)glucosamine N-acyltransferase, which encodes MIDKRFHECTGPVRLSDLLTSSGHHDLAATLSIDPLIQGASDLSDAGADAISFAASKAYSDQLPTSGAGVVLVTADLAEAVAKGALAVICENPYDVFVDVLNVLYPNDSAAVIQASIRSEPAPFIEPGVTIGAGVAIGAGAQIGSGTVIGANTTIGAGVAIGRNCVIGPNVSIECAYLGNEVVLQPGVVIGAEGFGFQLRADRHRKIPQLGRVIIQDRVELGANTTVDRGTLGDTVIGEGSKIDNLVQIGHNCRIGRNCVISGMCGLSGSTILEDGVVMGGNVGSAGHLRIGANSRILARSGITHSFPAGSNIAGAPAQDVRMWKREVAAIRRLTKGDKV
- the fabZ gene encoding 3-hydroxyacyl-ACP dehydratase FabZ translates to MEIDAILKALPHRYPFLMIDRIIDIDGDESAIGIKNVTYNEPQFLGHFPGEPIFPGVLIIEGMAQTAGAIVINLENQSGARHIVYLLTIDAVKFRKPAKPGDRLEYHIKKIHRRKTVGRYEAKAIVDGTVIAEAEIGAMIVKEQE
- the lpxA gene encoding acyl-ACP--UDP-N-acetylglucosamine O-acyltransferase produces the protein MTAKIHPTAIVSEKATLGENVLIGPYCIVGDDVTLGDEVELVSHVSVDGRTAIGARTKIYPFSSIGHPPQDLKFEGEPSTVTIGEDCVLREYVTINPGTAGGGMETRVGNHCLLMVGVHIAHDCRVGNYVVMANQASLAGHCVVDDYVRFGGICGVHQFVRIGAHAFVGAMSFVENDVIPYGSVLGNRAYLGGLNLVGLKRRKFDRESIHALRAAYRMVFSNEGTLRERIEDAAEIFKGEKLVEDVINFIRKPSERALCMPRNGNGTTTEE